The following coding sequences lie in one Pelobacter seleniigenes DSM 18267 genomic window:
- a CDS encoding FKBP-type peptidyl-prolyl cis-trans isomerase N-terminal domain-containing protein: MHRTLFITALLIGFAIATSAADRPVLNGKNDEINYSVGHQVGRDLLRQQVKVNPEVLLQGIIDATSGNEPLMPFDQMITTLAELREKIVKLAEQQKLDIRQAGQKFLAENKSKDGVVSLASGLQYKVLQTGSGPQPAATDRVRVAYTGQDIYGQQFDSTTKNGTASPVEFTIDKVIPGWAEALKMMPEGSEWELYIPYNLAFKDSGPLAGQTVVYKIKLIKVNP, from the coding sequence ATGCACCGAACCCTTTTCATCACCGCCCTACTCATCGGCTTTGCCATAGCGACCAGCGCCGCTGATCGACCGGTCCTGAACGGGAAAAATGACGAAATCAATTACAGTGTCGGTCACCAGGTCGGTCGCGACCTGCTCCGTCAGCAGGTCAAGGTCAACCCGGAAGTCCTGTTGCAGGGGATCATCGATGCCACCAGCGGCAATGAACCGTTGATGCCCTTTGACCAGATGATCACTACCCTGGCCGAACTGCGGGAGAAGATTGTCAAGCTGGCCGAACAACAAAAACTCGACATCCGCCAGGCCGGTCAGAAATTCCTTGCTGAGAACAAAAGCAAAGACGGAGTTGTCAGTCTGGCAAGCGGGCTGCAATACAAAGTCCTGCAAACCGGCAGCGGACCGCAACCAGCCGCCACAGACCGGGTTCGGGTGGCTTATACCGGTCAGGATATCTATGGCCAGCAGTTTGACAGCACCACCAAGAACGGCACCGCCTCACCGGTTGAATTCACGATCGATAAAGTTATCCCGGGGTGGGCCGAAGCGCTGAAAATGATGCCGGAAGGGAGTGAGTGGGAGCTTTACATCCCCTACAACCTCGCTTTTAAGGACAGCGGTCCCCTGGCCGGCCAGACCGTCGTCTATAAAATCAAACTCATCAAAGTCAATCCATAG
- a CDS encoding FKBP-type peptidyl-prolyl cis-trans isomerase N-terminal domain-containing protein, which yields MKTHRLLVELLICTFFAAAVPVIAAEPQVIKDRLDEINYSLGYQLGQQLREKKLEFRPETLWQGVYDGANHAQPFMTEEAMRRVLEQLAPQSPAAAERPAPKTVEPQKDIIGYRLEGQKFIAENSQKEGVESLPSGVQYKILKTGQGKHPQPTDAVLVNYKAKNVDGEVYDSSFPLGIPTPTEFKVNKLIPGLAQVLPMMREGDKWEIYIPTRMAYRDTGPMAGQTVIYEMELLEILPEFH from the coding sequence ATGAAAACCCATCGCCTGCTGGTCGAACTTCTGATCTGCACGTTTTTTGCCGCGGCTGTCCCCGTAATTGCCGCCGAGCCGCAGGTTATTAAGGATCGGTTGGATGAGATCAATTACAGTCTCGGTTATCAGCTGGGGCAACAACTGCGCGAGAAAAAACTGGAGTTCAGGCCGGAAACCCTCTGGCAGGGGGTTTACGACGGGGCCAATCATGCGCAACCGTTCATGACCGAAGAGGCCATGCGACGGGTCCTGGAACAGTTGGCACCTCAGTCGCCGGCAGCGGCGGAAAGGCCTGCCCCGAAGACGGTTGAACCCCAAAAAGATATCATCGGCTACCGTCTGGAGGGGCAGAAATTTATTGCCGAAAACAGCCAGAAGGAAGGTGTTGAATCCCTGCCGAGCGGCGTGCAGTACAAAATCCTCAAGACCGGGCAAGGCAAACATCCCCAACCGACCGATGCGGTCCTGGTCAATTACAAGGCCAAAAATGTGGATGGCGAAGTTTATGACAGCAGTTTCCCCCTGGGCATTCCGACTCCGACAGAATTCAAAGTCAATAAACTGATCCCGGGGCTGGCGCAGGTTCTCCCCATGATGCGGGAAGGCGACAAGTGGGAAATTTATATCCCGACCCGGATGGCCTACCGGGATACCGGCCCCATGGCCGGACAGACCGTTATCTACGAAATGGAACTCCTGGAAATCCTGCCGGAATTCCACTGA
- a CDS encoding FKBP-type peptidyl-prolyl cis-trans isomerase N-terminal domain-containing protein, which yields MRTILLLTLFISLSGALPAFAQNSQRLDDINYSFGHFLGKDLQRNAVQLRIDRLLDGLFDASEQLEPQYSQDEMQALRTVKQAKEEDILEKINYAYGYKTGQEIVAAKVEINAEPLLFGVTDVTDHKKLRFSVKEMTELLAQLKKDQP from the coding sequence ATGAGAACGATTCTTTTACTGACTCTATTCATCTCCCTGTCAGGCGCACTCCCCGCTTTCGCCCAAAACAGTCAGCGGCTGGATGATATCAATTACAGCTTCGGCCACTTTTTAGGCAAGGATCTCCAGCGCAACGCCGTCCAGTTGCGCATTGATCGCCTCCTGGACGGGCTCTTTGATGCCTCGGAGCAACTGGAGCCTCAATATTCACAGGACGAGATGCAGGCATTGCGAACTGTTAAACAAGCCAAGGAAGAAGATATTCTAGAAAAGATCAACTATGCCTATGGCTATAAAACCGGCCAAGAGATTGTTGCGGCCAAGGTTGAAATTAACGCTGAACCGCTCCTGTTCGGAGTCACCGATGTCACCGACCACAAAAAATTGCGGTTCAGCGTCAAGGAGATGACCGAGTTGCTGGCTCAACTGAAAAAGGACCAGCCATGA